Proteins found in one Anopheles aquasalis chromosome 3, idAnoAquaMG_Q_19, whole genome shotgun sequence genomic segment:
- the LOC126576016 gene encoding T-box transcription factor TBX6-like: MTADLMDLRMHHHLALQTEFYRHQMHQMQRLPDPYPAMLPVPAPPARSLMMPPRYNTLPEVDVKLQNRDLWSQFAKIGTEMIITKSGRRMFPSMRLSVNGLEAEENYFILLEMVPISDCRFKFSGSQWVPAGGAEPQSPQRIYFHPDGPALGTHWTSQPIVFNKVKLTNNTLDSNGHIVLTSMHKYQPRIHVIKASDAAQIPWAPQQAFTFPETEFVAVTAYQNDRITKLKIDNNPFAKGFRETGQSRCKRKAGLLSSPDSGHGSGRSSEEDDESDGHDGSTDSPDAKRARTSSLAGSLSSLDDSELSVSDGASSGTSSPVVVDDFGASPIPRHGPIPRAFYPTTGLSLFAPHPHHVTHPHPALLAGGSGAPSTWMELMFPFAARPTPALPNGPALEQNALVQAAHQLQQFARREFLPTLATGEPLRDQRVGSAASPPHNHNDSLGGSISPIAKKHQQQPATHQQHQQLPFSISAILGHSG; encoded by the exons ATGACGGCCGATCTGATGGATTTACGAATGCACCATCATCTGGCCCTGCAGACGGAGTTCTACCGTCACCAGATGCACCAGATGCAACGTTTGCCAG ATCCGTACCCGGCGATgctaccggtaccggcacccCCGGCCCGTTCACTGATGATGCCACCCCGCTACAATACGCTCCCCGAGGTGGACGTCAAGCTGCAGAACCGCGATCTTTGGAGCCAGTTCGCCAAGATCGGCACCGAGATGATCATCACCAAGAGTGGCCG CCGAATGTTCCCGTCGATGCGCCTATCGGTGAATGGGCTGGAGGCTGAGGAGAACTACTTCATCCTGCTCGAGATGGTCCCGATCAGTGACTGTCGCTTCAAGTTTAGCGGCTCCCAGTGGGTACCGGCCGGTGGTGCGGAACCACAGAGCCCCCAGCGCATCTACTTCCATCCGGACGGACCGGCCCTCGGTACACACTGGACCTCGCAGCCGATCGTCTTCAACAAGGTGAAGCTCACCAACAACACACTGGACAGTAATGGCCAC ATTGTCCTTACCAGTATGCACAAGTATCAGCCCAGGATTCACGTGATCAAGGCGTCGGATGCTGCACAAATCCCGTGGGCACCGCAGCAAGCCTTCACCTTCCCTGAGACCGAGTTCGTGGCCGTCACTGCTTATCAG AACGATCGCATCACGAAGCTCAAGATCGACAACAATCCGTTTGCGAAGGGATTCCGGGAGACGGGACAGTCGCGCTGCAAGCGCAAGGCTGGTCTTCTGTCTTCACCAGACTCTGGCCACGGTTCCGGTCGCAGTtcggaggaggacgatgaatCCGATGGCCATGACGGATCGACCGACAGCCCCGATGCGAAGCGAGCTCGAACGAGCAGTCTGGCCGGATCACTTTCGTCCCTCGACGATAGCGAACTGTCGGTGAGTGATGGTGCCTCGAGTGGAACCAGCTCCCCGGTGGTCGTGGATGACTTCGGTGCATCCCCGATACCGCGTCATGGTCCGATTCCGCGTGCCTTCTATCCAACCACCGGACTGTCCTTGTTCGCTCCGCATCCCCATCACGTAACTCATCCACATCCGgcgttgctggctggtggttccggtgctccCAGTACCTGGATGGAGCTTATGTTCCCTTTCGCTGCCCGGCCAACGCCAGCCCTTCCGAACGGACCCGCGCTCGAACAGAACGCACTGGTCCAGGCGGcacaccagctccagcagttCGCCCGCCGAGAGTTTCTGCCAACTCTGGCGACCGGTGAACCACTCCGAGATCAACGTGTAGGCAGTGCTGCCAGCCCGCcccacaaccacaacgacaGCCTCGGCGGCAGCATCAGTCCGATCGCCAagaagcaccaacagcagccggctacccatcaacagcaccagcagcttcccTTCAGCATCTCGGCCATTCTTGGCCACTCGGGATAG